A stretch of the Streptosporangium sp. NBC_01755 genome encodes the following:
- a CDS encoding helix-turn-helix domain-containing protein gives MIDLYTPQAIWGRELKHYRKAAGLTQSQLAEKIHFSESLISGVETGQLPASPEFADACDKVLNTGGALRRLLDWRKAQQFPSWFGKWRAREPEATELRAYEPLLVPGLLQTEAYARVVMHGDEVALRARLERQAILTREDPQPPIFRCVIDEAVLYRPIGEPKDMRGQLEYLCSIISPALSIQVIPHGMHPGLLSGFTIATFDGGIDVAYVDTALHGLTVNDHEEVRYAIRKFESIRTEALPLRMSIDLIKRTAEERWTCRVGGWRGGFSWREGLGPSFRRFPGRVCHPSGRDQVLRSVSNPRHLDPCMRFSRTRLTDVVHRRHSAFPARACPPWARRRFHTG, from the coding sequence GTGATCGACCTCTACACACCTCAGGCAATATGGGGCCGAGAGCTGAAGCACTACCGGAAAGCGGCGGGGCTCACCCAGAGTCAGCTGGCCGAGAAGATCCACTTCAGCGAGTCCCTGATCAGCGGGGTGGAGACCGGCCAGCTTCCGGCCAGCCCCGAGTTCGCCGACGCCTGCGACAAGGTCCTCAACACGGGCGGCGCCCTCCGCCGCCTTCTCGACTGGCGAAAAGCACAACAGTTCCCGTCGTGGTTCGGTAAGTGGAGGGCAAGGGAACCAGAGGCAACCGAACTGCGCGCCTACGAACCTCTTCTGGTTCCAGGGCTGCTTCAGACCGAGGCTTACGCCCGCGTGGTAATGCATGGCGACGAGGTAGCCCTACGAGCCCGCCTGGAACGTCAGGCTATCCTCACCCGGGAGGACCCACAGCCTCCGATCTTCCGGTGCGTCATCGATGAGGCCGTTCTCTATCGACCAATAGGCGAACCCAAGGACATGCGAGGGCAACTGGAGTATCTGTGTTCCATAATCAGTCCCGCGCTTAGCATCCAGGTGATTCCCCACGGGATGCATCCGGGTCTGCTCAGCGGGTTCACCATCGCGACCTTTGATGGTGGAATCGATGTAGCGTACGTGGACACGGCTCTACATGGACTCACCGTCAATGATCACGAAGAAGTCCGCTACGCCATCCGGAAGTTTGAGTCCATCAGGACCGAGGCGTTGCCGCTACGCATGTCGATAGACCTCATCAAAAGGACGGCAGAGGAAAGATGGACCTGTAGGGTCGGGGGCTGGCGCGGTGGCTTCTCCTGGCGGGAGGGCCTGGGGCCTTCCTTCCGTCGGTTTCCCGGACGGGTGTGCCACCCCAGTGGCCGTGACCAGGTTCTTCGCTCCGTTTCCAACCCCCGCCACCTCGATCCGTGCATGCGGTTCTCCCGCACACGGCTCACCGACGTCGTTCACCGCCGGCATTCGGCCTTTCCCGCCAGGGCTTGCCCGCCCTGGGCGCGACGACGATTCCATACAGGCTGA
- the ltrA gene encoding group II intron reverse transcriptase/maturase, which produces MSAVLAIPAAVGPRVPRDPVRALQHVLYRAAKADPGRRFHALMDKVYRRDVLERGWVMVRSNNGAPGIDATTLADIEEYGIVRLLEELAAELRQGRYRPLPARRVMIPKPGLKDEYRPLSIPAVRDRIVQAAVKIVFEPVFEADMADCSFGFRPKRSAHDALQVLIEEQARGRRWVVETDIANCFSAIPHDELMRAIEERVCDQSLLKLLRVILRAGVMEDGQIRREVTGTPQGGVVSPVLCNVYLHRLDRAWDEADGVLARYADDAIVMCWSRGQAERALARLTELLAALGLEPKAAKTRIVHLEVGGEGLDFLGFHHRLVRSRGFNGKRPFVFLARWPSDRAMQHARDRIRDLTDGRRLLLRTEAITKEVNLFLRGWAGYFRYGHSARRFSKIREFAWMRLALFLSRKHRRSRSYGRGVLKRSLSDLGLISLYGIVVAPRAGKPWRERPNAGGERRR; this is translated from the coding sequence GTGAGTGCCGTTTTGGCTATTCCCGCCGCCGTGGGGCCGCGTGTTCCGCGTGATCCGGTCCGCGCCTTGCAGCATGTGCTCTACCGGGCGGCCAAGGCCGATCCCGGACGTCGGTTCCACGCGCTCATGGACAAGGTCTATCGCAGAGACGTTCTGGAGCGCGGGTGGGTCATGGTGCGCAGCAACAACGGCGCACCGGGCATCGACGCGACCACGCTGGCCGACATCGAGGAGTACGGGATCGTCCGGCTTCTTGAGGAGTTGGCCGCGGAACTTCGGCAGGGCCGGTATCGGCCATTGCCCGCGCGCCGGGTGATGATCCCCAAGCCTGGGCTGAAGGACGAGTACCGGCCGTTGTCGATTCCCGCTGTTCGGGATCGGATCGTGCAGGCCGCTGTGAAGATCGTGTTCGAACCGGTCTTCGAGGCGGACATGGCTGATTGCTCATTCGGGTTTCGCCCGAAGCGCTCAGCACACGATGCTCTGCAAGTGCTCATTGAGGAGCAGGCGCGGGGCCGCCGGTGGGTGGTCGAGACGGACATCGCCAACTGCTTTTCGGCGATTCCGCACGATGAGTTGATGCGTGCGATCGAGGAACGCGTCTGCGATCAGTCGCTCCTGAAGCTCCTGCGGGTGATTCTGCGCGCCGGGGTGATGGAGGACGGACAGATCCGGCGAGAGGTCACCGGCACGCCACAAGGCGGCGTGGTTTCACCCGTCCTCTGTAACGTCTACCTGCACCGATTGGATCGGGCGTGGGACGAGGCGGACGGCGTGCTGGCCCGCTATGCCGACGACGCGATCGTGATGTGCTGGTCCCGCGGTCAAGCCGAGCGGGCCCTGGCCCGCCTGACGGAGCTGCTGGCGGCACTCGGTTTGGAGCCGAAGGCCGCCAAGACCCGCATCGTGCACCTGGAGGTCGGTGGGGAAGGCCTGGACTTCCTGGGCTTTCACCACCGGCTGGTGCGCTCACGCGGGTTCAACGGGAAACGGCCGTTCGTTTTCCTCGCTCGCTGGCCCTCAGACAGGGCGATGCAACACGCCCGCGACCGGATCCGTGACCTCACGGACGGCCGCAGGCTGCTGCTTCGCACCGAAGCGATCACCAAGGAGGTCAACCTGTTCCTGCGGGGATGGGCTGGCTATTTCCGGTACGGGCATTCTGCCCGGCGCTTTAGCAAGATCAGAGAGTTCGCCTGGATGCGCCTGGCGCTGTTCCTCAGCCGAAAACACCGGCGCAGCCGGAGCTACGGCCGGGGCGTGCTGAAACGCTCGCTCAGCGATCTCGGCTTGATCAGCCTGTATGGAATCGTCGTCGCGCCCAGGGCGGGCAAGCCCTGGCGGGAAAGGCCGAATGCCGGCGGTGAACGACGTCGGTGA
- a CDS encoding SAM-dependent methyltransferase: MTEREQASPGIDPTIPSVARMYDYYLGGKDNFTSDRAAGDRIIELVPNVKDVARSNRAFLGRTVRHLAAAGIRQFIDIGTGLPTQENVHQVVLREAPDSQIIYVDNDPIVLAHARALLADNPQTTVIPGDLREPDVILDHPDVRERIDFDQPVAVLMVSILHFVADDKEAADIATSFGRRLASGSHVVISHVTSGDLSEEQVRQGRAVYGTTTAGGVFPRTLTQIRELFDGLEVLEPGLVPVYDWRPDPSDVVIAPGAGAVTVGAVGRVP, encoded by the coding sequence ATGACTGAGCGCGAGCAGGCTTCACCGGGAATCGACCCCACGATCCCGAGTGTGGCCCGTATGTACGACTACTACCTGGGAGGCAAGGACAACTTCACCTCCGACCGGGCTGCCGGCGACAGGATCATTGAGCTTGTCCCCAACGTGAAGGACGTGGCGCGTTCCAACCGCGCCTTCCTCGGGCGCACCGTGCGGCATCTCGCCGCCGCGGGGATCCGCCAGTTCATCGACATCGGCACGGGCCTGCCGACGCAGGAGAACGTGCACCAGGTCGTCCTCCGCGAGGCGCCCGACTCCCAGATCATCTATGTCGACAACGATCCCATCGTGCTCGCGCACGCCCGCGCGCTGCTCGCCGACAACCCGCAGACCACCGTGATCCCCGGGGACCTGCGGGAGCCGGATGTGATCCTGGATCACCCGGACGTCCGCGAGCGCATCGACTTCGACCAGCCGGTCGCCGTCCTCATGGTCTCCATCCTGCACTTCGTCGCGGATGACAAGGAGGCCGCCGACATCGCCACCTCCTTCGGGCGGCGGCTGGCCTCGGGCAGCCACGTGGTGATCTCCCACGTCACCTCCGGCGACCTCAGCGAGGAGCAGGTCCGTCAGGGGCGTGCTGTCTACGGCACGACCACCGCGGGCGGCGTCTTCCCCCGCACCCTCACCCAGATCCGCGAACTGTTCGACGGGCTGGAGGTGCTCGAACCCGGTCTGGTGCCCGTCTACGACTGGCGGCCCGACCCGAGTGACGTCGTCATCGCGCCGGGAGCCGGTGCCGTCACGGTGGGCGCCGTCGGCCGGGTTCCCTGA
- a CDS encoding helix-turn-helix domain-containing protein, whose protein sequence is MARQTAEDSGAQGGVLTYAGGGGPTVLRILLGAQLRRLRVAKEITREQAGYAIRASHAKISRLELGRVGFKERDVADLLTMYGVTDTEERASLLTLARQANAPGWWHKYGDLLPSWFEVYVGLEEAASTVRTYEVQFIPGLLQSPEYARAVIMLVHGGASAGEVDRRVSLRMARQKRLTRPDAPTLWAVMDEAVLRRPIGGPQVLRAQIDHLLEIIELPNVKLQIMPFDRGGHAAAGGPFSILRFPGRDLPDVVYLEQLTSALYLDKLDEIDHYIQVMDRLCIQAYSLAESKRFLGDLREELSG, encoded by the coding sequence ATGGCCAGACAGACCGCCGAAGACAGCGGCGCGCAGGGCGGCGTTCTCACCTACGCGGGTGGTGGTGGTCCCACCGTCCTGCGGATTCTTCTCGGTGCCCAGCTGCGGAGGCTGCGCGTCGCCAAGGAGATCACCCGAGAGCAGGCCGGTTACGCCATCCGCGCCTCTCATGCCAAGATCAGTCGGCTGGAGCTCGGGCGGGTCGGTTTCAAGGAGCGCGATGTCGCGGATCTGCTGACGATGTACGGGGTGACCGATACCGAGGAAAGGGCCTCGCTGCTGACCTTGGCCCGTCAGGCCAACGCCCCCGGCTGGTGGCACAAGTATGGCGACCTGCTCCCCAGCTGGTTCGAGGTCTACGTCGGGCTCGAAGAGGCGGCCTCGACGGTCCGGACCTATGAGGTGCAGTTCATCCCCGGCCTCCTGCAGAGCCCCGAATACGCGCGGGCCGTCATCATGCTCGTGCACGGTGGCGCCTCGGCGGGTGAGGTCGACCGCCGAGTCTCGCTCCGTATGGCCCGTCAGAAGCGCCTGACCAGGCCGGATGCTCCGACACTCTGGGCCGTGATGGACGAGGCCGTGCTACGGCGACCCATCGGTGGGCCGCAGGTGCTGCGCGCCCAGATAGACCACCTGCTCGAAATCATCGAGCTGCCCAACGTCAAACTGCAGATCATGCCGTTCGACCGGGGCGGCCACGCCGCGGCGGGTGGACCGTTCTCCATCCTGCGCTTCCCCGGGCGGGACCTGCCCGACGTGGTCTACCTGGAACAGCTCACGAGCGCCCTCTACCTGGACAAGCTCGACGAGATCGACCACTACATACAGGTCATGGACCGCCTGTGCATTCAGGCCTACTCCCTCGCCGAGAGCAAGAGGTTCCTCGGGGACCTGCGTGAGGAGCTCTCGGGCTGA
- a CDS encoding PepSY domain-containing protein translates to MRNTTKLTIAATGLLAVIAGGGAVASAGTTTPTPAPSGSATTPAPVNPTPGTESTPATPAPGEEEAGISRDEAVRIAQEKVPGAKLVKVEFDGDETPANWEVELREGDVEHDFDVDATTGAILEQDREVADDDTDDDRAANGRDDDDRDDRDDRDDRDDRNDRDDHGRDHHGDQDDD, encoded by the coding sequence ATGCGAAACACTACGAAACTCACCATCGCCGCCACCGGACTCCTCGCCGTCATCGCCGGAGGTGGCGCGGTCGCCTCCGCCGGAACCACGACGCCCACCCCGGCCCCCAGCGGCAGTGCGACGACTCCCGCGCCGGTGAATCCGACGCCCGGCACCGAGAGCACCCCCGCGACTCCCGCGCCCGGCGAGGAGGAGGCCGGGATCTCGCGGGACGAGGCCGTCAGGATCGCTCAGGAGAAGGTGCCCGGCGCCAAGCTCGTCAAGGTCGAGTTCGACGGCGACGAGACGCCCGCCAACTGGGAGGTCGAGCTCCGCGAAGGCGATGTCGAGCACGACTTCGACGTCGACGCCACCACCGGCGCGATCCTGGAGCAGGACCGGGAGGTCGCGGACGACGACACCGACGACGACCGTGCCGCCAACGGCAGGGACGACGACGACCGGGACGACCGGGACGACCGGGATGACCGGGATGACAGAAACGACCGGGACGACCACGGCCGGGACCACCACGGCGACCAGGACGATGACTGA